One window of Nocardia nova SH22a genomic DNA carries:
- a CDS encoding FAD/NAD(P)-binding protein: MSESASPVVAIVGAGPKGIGVLERICAGAPELLGDRNLVVHLIDPYPPGPGRVWRHDQSPLLLMNSKAADVTMFTDDSVRCEGPPRPGPTLAEWVEQVRDGALNADIDPGLRDELHRATPATFHTRRMQSAYLSWCYRRILDTRPDSVEVRVHGTEAIDLTESGDDQLVWLRGEPRPLRADVVVLTVGHLDGETDETGRALSDFAHRHGRAYFPPGYTADTDLSPIAPGESVLVRGFGLAFIDLLTLLTEGRGGSYETADDGALVYRPSGAEPVLHIGSRRGVPYRPKPGYGLRGAAAQLPCFFGPDEIAALAARPGPIRFRPDLWPLIAKELGWGYYTELFTAHPERVRMEFAEFAERYRELDWDSAELRTLVAKSVPAAEDRFDPDELDRPLTAATAADAPALAARVREHITRVLERGGDSAFSADLGAVTAMLSVFRQLPTAVATGKLDPASQLFDVDGWWFGFFSYIGSGPPRARLEELLALERAGIVSFVGPDMWVATDEERGLFLGGSRQAPGTVTATALVDARLPPPDVTRTTNPIVRALHERGRLGAERLVGESSAYSTGRIHTSGIDGQLFDAAGVVHPRRFALGPHTSLRIAGAFSRPHTNALGFRENDSVAQQVLRLVGADRPIRQPQR; encoded by the coding sequence ATGTCTGAATCCGCCTCGCCGGTCGTCGCCATCGTCGGCGCGGGCCCCAAGGGCATCGGTGTGCTGGAACGGATCTGCGCCGGTGCGCCGGAGCTGCTCGGCGACCGGAATCTCGTTGTCCACCTGATCGATCCGTATCCGCCCGGTCCCGGACGGGTCTGGCGCCATGATCAGTCACCGCTGCTGCTGATGAACTCCAAGGCGGCCGACGTCACCATGTTCACCGACGACAGCGTGCGGTGCGAGGGGCCGCCGAGGCCGGGGCCCACCCTCGCCGAATGGGTCGAGCAGGTCCGAGACGGCGCCCTGAACGCCGACATCGACCCCGGTCTGCGCGACGAGCTGCACCGTGCCACACCCGCGACCTTCCACACCCGCCGCATGCAGAGCGCGTATCTGTCCTGGTGCTATCGCCGGATCCTCGACACCCGACCGGATTCGGTCGAGGTGCGGGTGCACGGCACCGAAGCGATCGATCTCACCGAATCCGGTGACGATCAGCTGGTGTGGCTGCGCGGCGAGCCGCGGCCGCTGCGCGCCGATGTGGTCGTGCTGACCGTCGGCCACCTCGACGGCGAGACCGACGAAACCGGCCGGGCGCTCAGCGATTTCGCGCACCGGCACGGCCGCGCCTACTTCCCGCCTGGCTATACCGCCGACACAGACCTCTCGCCCATCGCACCCGGAGAATCGGTGCTGGTGCGGGGATTCGGACTGGCCTTCATCGATCTGCTGACCCTGCTGACCGAGGGCCGCGGCGGGAGCTACGAGACCGCCGACGACGGCGCCCTGGTCTACCGGCCCTCCGGCGCCGAGCCGGTCCTGCACATCGGATCTCGCCGCGGTGTCCCGTACCGGCCCAAGCCCGGTTACGGACTACGCGGCGCCGCAGCGCAATTGCCGTGCTTCTTCGGCCCGGACGAGATCGCCGCGCTGGCAGCCCGGCCCGGCCCGATCCGATTCCGGCCGGATCTGTGGCCGCTGATCGCGAAGGAACTCGGCTGGGGCTACTACACCGAGCTGTTCACCGCCCATCCCGAGCGGGTGCGGATGGAGTTCGCGGAATTCGCCGAGCGCTACCGCGAACTCGACTGGGACAGTGCGGAATTGCGCACCCTGGTGGCCAAGTCGGTCCCCGCCGCCGAGGATCGCTTCGACCCGGACGAACTGGATCGGCCGCTGACCGCCGCGACCGCCGCCGACGCACCCGCACTGGCCGCCCGGGTCCGCGAGCACATCACCCGGGTGCTCGAGCGCGGCGGGGACAGCGCGTTCAGCGCGGACCTCGGCGCGGTCACCGCGATGCTGTCGGTGTTCCGGCAACTGCCGACCGCCGTCGCCACCGGAAAGCTCGACCCGGCATCGCAATTGTTCGATGTGGACGGCTGGTGGTTCGGCTTCTTCAGCTACATCGGCAGCGGCCCGCCCCGGGCGCGGCTCGAGGAACTGCTGGCCCTGGAACGCGCCGGGATCGTCTCGTTCGTGGGACCGGACATGTGGGTAGCGACCGACGAGGAGCGCGGCCTGTTCCTGGGCGGTAGCCGGCAGGCGCCCGGCACGGTCACCGCGACGGCCCTCGTCGATGCCCGGCTGCCGCCACCCGATGTCACCCGCACGACCAATCCGATCGTGCGGGCCCTGCACGAGCGCGGGCGGCTGGGGGCGGAGCGACTCGTCGGCGAGTCGTCGGCCTACAGCACCGGCCGCATCCACACCTCCGGTATCGACGGGCAGCTCTTCGACGCGGCCGGGGTCGTGCACCCGCGGCGCTTCGCGCTGGGCCCGCACACCAGCCTGCGCATCGCGGGCGCGTTCAGCAGACCGCACACCAATGCGCTCGGCTTCCGCGAAAACGACAGTGTCGCACAACAAGTGCTGCGGTTGGTCGGCGCCGACCGGCCGATCCGGCAGCCGCAACGATAG
- a CDS encoding VOC family protein: MAHQTRKTYARVLTNDLKDTVGVLRELVGRDPDFEVTFGRFDIALIGDFCVVAGTDEALDRYRGTVGPVIVADLDATVTLLEGAGAEVTVAPFEGPAGRGFLVRHPDGVEFEYVQFRPELARRVFG; the protein is encoded by the coding sequence ATGGCCCACCAGACCCGTAAGACGTACGCCCGCGTGCTGACCAACGATCTGAAGGACACCGTCGGCGTGCTGCGCGAACTCGTCGGCCGCGACCCCGATTTCGAGGTCACCTTCGGCCGCTTCGACATCGCGCTGATCGGCGATTTCTGCGTCGTCGCCGGAACCGACGAGGCGCTGGACCGCTACCGCGGCACGGTCGGCCCGGTGATCGTCGCGGATCTCGACGCCACGGTGACCCTGCTCGAGGGCGCCGGTGCGGAGGTCACCGTGGCGCCGTTCGAGGGACCGGCCGGACGCGGCTTCCTGGTCCGCCACCCCGACGGCGTCGAATTCGAGTACGTGCAGTTCCGCCCCGAGCTGGCCCGCCGGGTGTTCGGCTGA